The window CCATATTCCACTACTACTGCTGCTTTCTTTCCTTGTTGTACAAATCCAATCCAAATTCATATAATAACTGAAAAGAacctatttttttgtttgtttgtttgtgagTTACCGGAAAGAGAGAGTAATGGGTATACCGGAAATCGTGGAATTTGGTCGGAATTTCTCCGCCATGATCAGAATTCAAGGCCCTGTAAGTCCAACCtccatcacatatatatatatatgtatttgtttgttTGCGAGTAAAAATTTGTTTTGGATAAATGAATGAATTGAAAATCATTACCAGGATCCAAAAGGATTGAAGATGAGAAAACATGCTTTTCATCATTACatgtaagttatatatatatatatatatatatatatgctcacACTCACTTTTGAATTTAAACCCTGAACCCCGAGGGCCGAATCAACCCTATGAATATTTGAAGTTAAGAGTAGCTGAATAATGAATGTTTGAGTAACATGATGCTCCAATATTCACGGTAATTTTATTATTCAAGAACTAATTATAGCTAACTACAAAACCAGCATGGTTGGATAAGTGGTTAACACCCTTTGCTTCTGAAGATAGAGGTCAAGGGTTCTATCCTCATGCCTTGGGGTCTTTTCTATTTTAGATATAATCTGAAAACAGTCTCTCTACACCGTTGTGGTAGgcgtaaggttgtctacatcttatcctcccccatacaccgtttGAGGttttgggacccaaaacccatgTAAGACGCCAATTGAGTGTTTGCACGCTTTAATCGAACCACATATGCTACCAATAGagtattttatttgtaatttttctttataaaaattgatATCAAGTCTTAATCTTTGTTGTCAACaatgatttaaatatttttgtttttctgttGTTTTGGTGGTAATTAGGCAAGTAAAATGAAGGTAAGAGGTTACTGTAAGGGTTGGAGGAACAACCCAAATAGCTACGGGTCCATCCTGGGGATCTATTATAAAGGTGCTAGTGCTTGGGCCAGTGGGTCCGGTAACATGTCAGAACATGTTGGTTTTAGCATAAACTGCTACATATTGGGTTGACCCGCAAACACATTTTTGTTCTATTTCGCTTTACTCTTGCGTCCGTTTCTCTTTGCGTTTCTATAAACGGTTAatactatatctatatatacatattgttaTCGCCATTAAAAAAACTACTccgtatatatttttgtgataCAAACTAGATAATtgcattattttatttatttaaataaattaaatgggTTGTTGGCTCTAAAAGTAcaatttgtataacttttcaCCCTTTTTGATTCAACTCATTAACTAGAAATTGTATGTAAATGGGTCAAAGTTGCCACATCTAGTTATGTGTTAGCTTGCCATTGCCAATTTTGAAATAATCtgacttttttcattttatctgatgattatataaaaatttacagCTCCGGGAAAACCACTCTTTCAGCATCCGGAATAATATTACCCAGTGCGTTTAATGTTGTTGCTTCATCATCTCACCAAGTTAGCAGCGAGCCAATGTCTTTGGTGCTGACAGTTGCATCAATAATCGAGCCATTTCTTTCAGCAAAACACAAGGATCACATGTCCGAGGTTAGTGTTCAATTTCTTTAATCTGATAGCATATCACTGCATATGAGGTTCTAGTTTGTCTAAGAGACCCTGGTTTCAACTCATTTACCTGTGAATACTGGTAAAGAATATCCTTTTTTTAGAGGACAGGTCAAATTTCATGCaagtataattttttaatgCGTACTTCTAAATCATTTTACTTAAAAAGATGATGAATATTATAATCATATGGGTTTTCTATTATATATTGACAGATAGTTAACTATTTATGAAATATGCTACAAAAAGTATCCGTACCAAAATTTATCTGaattgacccgttacccaactaGCCCTACCTTGCTCTTCTTGCCACTTTTTCATAAGGAGTATTGGtgtgtatatttgaattttCCACATAGATTTATCAGGTCAAGCCCGAGTTGATTTCTGGTGCCAAGATAGACGTGATGATAGAGGTAAGTAGATTATTTCCAACTCTCAATCTATTTAATTGTTAATAGTTTTAGATTTATTCTCATAATCTTTGTTGTTGTGGTTTACACACACAGGGGAATGCTAGAGCAACTGACAGTGAGGCTCTTCACTGGCTGCCTGCTGAACTTATAACGTTGGTAGACATGTTTTGCTAATATGGCTacagttttaatatataaattactcGTTGGTGCCAACAAAAGTTGTACTCTCTGATATGAATCTCAAAATCTATTGAAGGTTTATATACCCTGTTATCTCTCGTCATGAAACTTCTATTCCGTTTTGGGGAGTTCTTAAATTGTAATTTATCTATTACTACATCTTTGAAAATAATGGTCCatcttgtctttattgaaaggtATTCTACATATATAAGAAATTTTAGCTTCGTGTTAATAAAGATTAAACAATAATAGGTTTGATTTTAAAGATCAAGATACAACTGTTGTTTGGCAAAACATGGTAGCGTGTTCTTCTAGATGGTTGAATTGCTTGACAACATCTAATCtttgatttgatatttttatgtgAAGCTCGACATTCCTGATTCATTAGTTGCTCTCCGATCTCTAATCGGAGCTTCTTCTGGCTCATTGGAGAATAGCTGGGAAATTGGTTGGTCCTTAGCATCATATAATGATGATCAGCCGGCATATGTTGATGATAAACAAAATGaggtatttatttatttaacaaacaTTCAACAAAACGATAGTTTTAGGAGCATAGGCTAAGATCAATGAACTTGAATACTTCACACAAATAAACTATGCCCAACATTAGCGAAGATCTGGTGAAAAGCACTGCCAGAAGGTaacttatactcgtatataaagaGATGGATATTATAACCACATTATCTGAAGGAGAGTTAATCTGGGGTAAATTTATTAAGTAGCTTTGTACGGAACAGGTCAAATAGATTAAATGGGCTGTGATTCAAATGCTTACGACTTAGAAAGCATTACTTGAGGCTATTATATTACTAATATGGTTTTTACTGCATattgaataaatttttatatatatgattaaaaaatgaacaaaaaagtGTTTGCATGTCAACTAGATGGCCAATTATGACACTAGAATACCATTCTGAATCGAAGTCATCTTAACCCATATCAAGTTGAaatcttaaaataattttttgtggGTAAACTAGTCCAAATGACTTGTATAAAATTGGTGTCTGGTGACCATCTATGAGAAGTCATCATCTTGAAGGCAACTTATATTATGGGTAGAGGAGGCGATTATAACTCGTCTCTCATATTATTGGTTAATCTGGGACGGTTCAAACAGTTAAGAAATCAGCATTAGCTATAAATGAGAAGGATTGAAAGTTTACAGGTTTACAACTTcttaaataacatatattataaaaagttgaatattattataatattatagttTTTGTAGTTATAACTAATACGTCCATTATTTGTAAGATTTAACAAAGTGGACCAAAGAGTGTTGGCAGGTTAAGCTGATTGGATCCATTATGGTCTGTGCTAGAATACCCATTTTGAAAGTATCAACTTTTTAACCCATTATACAACACCCACATTTTACCCCTCTAGTTACAGGCATTCTTATGTTTGAATTGGTAATATCAGGTTCCTCGATCTACAGTCAAAAGTCATGGGGAACAATTGATTGATTCAAGTCTAATGGGAAACTCGGTGACTCGAATTGCTATACTGAAACTTCCTTCAAGAACTTTGGAGGTGCTTTCTGTTTTACTTTTTACCGTATAGAAAGaaattgtggtgaaaataaagaGCCCATTGAATTTGGTTTTTCTGCTTTTGTTATTTCCTTTTGTTTTCAGTTGCATATTTCACGGGAATTAAGGGAAAATATTTTTGTGTAGGATTGGCCAAACCtaaaaaaatcatcaataaataaGAGAGGGGATCTTCTTGTAGCAATGGGTGCTCCATTTGGTGTATTGTCTCCAGCTCATTTCTGTAACAGGTAATCAGTTAGTTTTTTATATTGCCTTGGTCgttctaaaacattaaaatatttgtttgcACCCTGGGTTCATGGAGCACAGTGCCTTTTTCTTTACTCACATACCTCTTAATAAGCCTTCAGTTTAGTAATTACTAATTGTTCAACCCATTTAAtttgccatatatatatatggggttaACTAGTATGCTTCTATCAGCATGCTTCCACTATGATTttcaggggggggggggggggggggggagtttGTGAGGGGGAAGCATGCTTCTAGCATATTggtttttccctatatatatatatatgctgttTTAAACAGaagaatattttttaaatgacaatatGAAGCTATACTAAGAGCTACTTAAGGTtaatattactccgtatatCAATTTAGTAAATAACCATAAATATGGATAGTGCAACTCTGGAAGTTCAACTTAGTGTgatcaaacttttaaaatatacaaatacatTTCAAAGTTTCAGCCAGAATAAGCAGCTAGGGTGGTGGCATGGTGGTCAACTTTGCTGACTCTTTTGGGGGTGGCTTACGAAGTTTCCAGAATAAGTATTTTTTATTAGTTCACAATTTAATTGGTGTTGACTTTCTTTCTAAATAAAGATATAGATAGTGGTTAGATTTAGTGTTAGGATAGTAATCTTAAACTTTAAagtaataaattttgaaaattaagaaaaaggacatatattttataaaggagtaaagaTAATCGTTAATGTGAAAGCGTTTGTCTGTCAACCTGGCCTGTTTATCTCCATTTTGTTTGAACTCATTTGAGCCATTATTCAACCTGCCAACCTGAGTACCTGAGTACCTGACCATCTCTGGTTTGGTTAGGGATTATCTCGTGTCTAGTTTCTCTTAAACTTCTATACATGTGTTACGACTGTTTGTTATATTGTGAAGGTATCATATGGCATGAATTGACATGTTTATCATTTGCTACTTGGAGCAGTATATCAGTTGGTTATGTGTCTAATTGCTACCCTCCAAGTTCCTCGCATGCCTCTTTGTTGATGGCAGACATTCGTTGTCTTCCTGGTGCGAACAATTAGCTTATAAAATATCTTAATGTAGATTTGGCAGTTTTGATCTATTTCCTCATTAGTGGATTAATTAGGATTATGCTGTATCACTACCGTGTCAGAGGTGGCAAACAGGTCTAAAGCAGTCCAAAGTGTAATTTAACGCGTTAAACCTTCGAAGTTATTTAATCAATTTCACCAGAATATATGTGAGATGATTTAGTCACATTTGATAGTGACACTAAATAAGGAAATACACTTGATACAATAAATTATCCTTGTCAACCTAAGCCAGCCTGTTTCAGCCCTTTCTAAGTGATCCATCTTGACCTGTTTTCCAACTCGCCCGACTTGCCAGTTCTGACATCTTTAATACATCTTTTTCGCACTTTAGCGCACtaatttttattcattattttaggAATGGAAGGTAGTCCAGTTTTTGGTGAACAATCGGAGATGGTTGGCATGCTAACAAGGCCACTGAGGCAGAAGGGTACTGGTGCCGAAGTTCAGGTGATAACATTTCTGTTATTATAAGTGGTTAGAGTCGAGTCTTATTGCAACTTTTGAAATTACCCATTTCTGAATAGAAGGCCATTGCTAACTAAGTTGGATAATTATCCGATATTAAATAGTCAGGATAAGGTAATCATTTACGATGTAGCGGTAGACTATCGTGTTTGGATATGCTTGACGTTTCAGTATTTTTTAACACGAAATGTTTCAGTGCTTAGCGAACACTCTTGATTTATGAATAATACTTCCCCTGTCCCAAAATAAATGGCCAAATAGAAAAGCACGTAGCTTTAGTATATAACTAATGCATTATATATTAACTAAATGCTGAATTGACCCCTATAAAGCGCATGTAGTTTTAGCAATTTACAACTAATGCAATTTAGTGATAGAGCATATTTAAGGGTATTCTTGTTGTGACAAACTAAAAATCGAATGGTGGTGTTTATATGGGGATGGATCAAGTAGATAAAATGCCAAAAAGGTCTTTTTTTATGAAGTACATATTGTTTGTGAAATAGGTTCATTAATCACTAGATTGAAAGAAAGGATGCATATgtagttttatttattgattattgaGGATGTGTATTCGATAATCAGAAGCAGGACCTGTTAATGTAAACATCAAAAACTGATAATTGTGATCTCAGGTCACACTAATTAGATATCGAGTCTCAAAATTTAATCGGAACATACTCCAACTATAATAACCTTTGAAtgtaacaagcatagaaatgatgCCATCTGTTGACTAATATTAAAAGCTGGTTTTGGTGCAGCTTGTGATTCCATGGGAGGCCATCTTAAATGCTTGTGCTGGTTTTCAATTACCCAACACATATAACACAAAAGATTGTAACTCTAATTCATATATTACCCCTCCAAATCCCGTTGAGAAGGCAATGTCTTCTATATGCCTTATAACTGTCGGTGATGGTGTGTGGGCATCTGGTGTTTTACTCAACAATCATGGCCTTATTCTTACAAACGCTCACCTTCTTGAGCCTTGGAGGTTTAAGAAAACCACAGCCAACGAGAATCATAAAATCATGTCAAATATCTTTTTTACTCCTTCAAATGACACAAAGCCGATGACTTTTCTATCTAGTTTCAACAAGAGAAATCATCAAAACATACGGGTTCGCGTGGATTATCTGAACCGTTGGATATGGTGTGATGCGAGTGTACTCTATGTTTCTAAAGGTCCTCTGGACATTGCAGTTTTGCAGCTTGAGCATGTGCCTGATAAGCTTCTACCAATCGTCATGGATGTCAGTTGTCCCTCTCCGGGATCAAAGGTTTATGTTGTTGGACACGGGCTTTTTGGACCTCGTACTGGTAAATGTTACTTCTTATGACTGCTAACAGAGCTTGTCTTGTGGAAATTGTGCCATTATTACCTAGATTTTAAAGCAACATGTCTTTAGTTAAATGAAAATTGTAGCATTTTCTTTTCTAGAAAGTTTTTAAGTTAAACTTAGATGTCCATTTTCACCATTATAACTCAAAAATGCTTTGTTAATAATGATATGGGGTTTGCCTAAGTTTATCTACATAGGCTTTCAATGGTGGCCTGATATTTTGGACATCTGTAAACAGCCAAGCATTTCTTTTAAAGTATATGTCAAGTGAAACTTCACATGAAAATAATGTTGATCGTAGTTGAATAGATTCCAATAGTTTCTACTAGATACTTCCTCCATTACAAGCACCTAGTCTCATATCAAATTCTCACACCTATGAAAGTtgcattatttttgtttttggaacGTACCATGAATAAGTAGATGATATGGCCATGGGTCCACAGTATTCagtgacattttttttaattaaaggtttttttttcctattgaAGGTTATCCATTATTTTTCTCGTAATAGAATAATTATTTTGGACTATATCCCAATTAAAATTTTGCGAAGGACTGAGTTGCTAGTATTATTATTCCGACCCGTCTGCTTATGGatcaaaaattgttttttattgatgaaaaataacTAGACAAATGGGTTTGAATGGATGACAATCACCTGGAGTTTATGTTTATGACGCACACAACCTCTTAAAGCATTACTACttaaagattttattattattgtgattatcttgtttttgtaatcataatttacgcattactaaatataattaaatggaCAAAAAGTGATAGTGGGCCGACTTGACCAGATTGGTCGTTTTTGAAAATGACCCATTCttgttttgagttttgatcTCTTACTAACCTGTTCCTCTTTCCAACTAGACTTATTTTGTGCTGGAATGGATCACAATGCTAAAGTAAATAACCCCTTTCAACCAGAACCTGTGTTGAGCAGCTACCTCACCactcattttgccacctctatatATTGTGTACTGGCATAAGTCCCAATGGTCGTAtggttctttttcttttctttcactaattcttctttatttatatataacattcaCATCAGATTGTCTTCCGTCAGCTTGTTTGGGTGTGGTATCAAAAGTAGTTAAAGCGCAGAGGACTGTAGGAGAGACTGGACAAAGAGATTTTCCGGCAATGATTGAAACAACTGCTGCTGTCCATCCTGGAGGTAGTGGGGGTGCTATTCTCAATTCAAATGGTCACATGATCAGTCTTGTTACAAGGTAAGCCATTTTAAACGTTTCGGTGCAAAATAAGCACTTTTTTCCTCAGATAGTCCCATTTCAAAACCCCCCCGTCCATGTTTGACTCTGTAAGCAAAATATAAGGAAAAATAATGTTCACAATTTCACATCTGACTAGAGGCAGCAACATGGGTGAGTCAGGATGGTTGCGTTTGGTCAAATGGATATGGATCAAAATAGGCGAATTTTGGTATGGTGAAATGGGTCATAGTGCTCTACTGGTTACCTGTCAACAGTTTATCATTCTCTTTCCTTAGGTTCTAAAAATACATAATGTGTTAATTatacttaataaaaattttacaatGATAATATAAGTTTTGAAATAAAATGAATCAGGAGGTTTTACGcattttgattatattttggTTCACTTCCGATCCACTTGTTCCATTTAACCCTTTTTCTTGGCTATTTATATTTCACCCATTAGAGACAATGTATAACCTGAATTGAGCCTTTTATAGATGAATGGGTTGAAGTTTCCATCTCTACTAAAATGTATTTTCAGACGGCACTAAAATGTAATCTTTcgttttttcatttcttttcaaagCTAGTGGTTCCCTTTAAAAGTAGTTCAATGTGTCTTTTAAATATAGTTAGGACTTTTCTGGAaataaatcaatttatatagtttaaaaCTTTGAACAGTAGAAGGTTGTCTTGCTCCGGGTTCTTAAGGTCAATACCTTTACAACATCACCATTGATTTAAGATATCAGTATTGATTAGTTTTTGTACAAAGTAGGTGGCATCAAGACTTTTTTAGTTCAAACATATCATGTTCTACCTGGATAGTTATCTGTGGCCTAAATAACTCATCGGGCTATTGGAAGTCAAAGACCAACtctttttatataacatttggAAGTCAAACATATTTGTGTTAGTCTGTGGCCTAAATAAaatacccgtgcaatgcggcggcggcaAATAGTTTATAGTAGATTGTGTTGAATAACACGTTTTAATCTATAATCAGTTGTGATAGTCTTCAATAATTCCTTTGTAGATTTAATATACTTAATTGTGTTAATTTTGATGCCCTATGTtctttttacaaaattataCTTAATTGTGTTGGTGGTGAGTTTTAATTACATAGAACTATTGTAACACCctaacaaggcggaatcatgagggttacatactaagcacaacacaacatggaaattaagtagagacaatcTAAAATGCATTTAAAGGATTTGATAATCCATAATTCAATCAATTACAAGTACCGGATCATaccaaaaatgcataaggagcacgccCATCAAACGTTCACAATATAATAGTTCAAAAGATGGtaatgatcctaagcataacccataatcgGGAATCTATGAATCATGGATCCATGTAGTCCAAACCAAGCATAATCAAGCAACAAATCATCATATACATCTTCCATTAATCTGTTCAcatgaaaagtgtactaaaacgtgtcaacataaagttggtgagttcgtaggtttaagtaATGAAGAtcaagtgtgtcgggataacaaccgttaacgatatacgaggattaatAACGTTCAATAACGTGGGCTCAACAACCCAatacgtgagtataaagatacccataacgtgtattcaacaatccataacgtgagtataaagatacccataacgtgagtataaagataccatAACGTGGATTTAACAATCCATGACGTGAGTGTAAcaacccataacgtgagtataaagatacccataacgtggatttaacaatccataacgt is drawn from Erigeron canadensis isolate Cc75 chromosome 9, C_canadensis_v1, whole genome shotgun sequence and contains these coding sequences:
- the LOC122582225 gene encoding glyoxysomal processing protease, glyoxysomal isoform X1 — translated: MGIPEIVEFGRNFSAMIRIQGPDPKGLKMRKHAFHHYISGKTTLSASGIILPSAFNVVASSSHQVSSEPMSLVLTVASIIEPFLSAKHKDHMSEIYQVKPELISGAKIDVMIEGNARATDSEALHWLPAELITLLDIPDSLVALRSLIGASSGSLENSWEIGWSLASYNDDQPAYVDDKQNEVPRSTVKSHGEQLIDSSLMGNSVTRIAILKLPSRTLEDWPNLKKSSINKRGDLLVAMGAPFGVLSPAHFCNSISVGYVSNCYPPSSSHASLLMADIRCLPGMEGSPVFGEQSEMVGMLTRPLRQKGTGAEVQLVIPWEAILNACAGFQLPNTYNTKDCNSNSYITPPNPVEKAMSSICLITVGDGVWASGVLLNNHGLILTNAHLLEPWRFKKTTANENHKIMSNIFFTPSNDTKPMTFLSSFNKRNHQNIRVRVDYLNRWIWCDASVLYVSKGPLDIAVLQLEHVPDKLLPIVMDVSCPSPGSKVYVVGHGLFGPRTDCLPSACLGVVSKVVKAQRTVGETGQRDFPAMIETTAAVHPGGSGGAILNSNGHMISLVTSNARHGGGTAIPYLNFSIPCAALKPVLDFSKADMKDLSILEDIERPNNHLSSVWALMPPVSPKPKPEVDNIKDTKGSRFAKFIAELKQTSPLDKTDLESSKKFPSKL
- the LOC122582225 gene encoding glyoxysomal processing protease, glyoxysomal isoform X4, with translation MGIPEIVEFGRNFSAMIRIQGPDPKGLKMRKHAFHHYISGKTTLSASGIILPSAFNVVASSSHQVSSEPMSLVLTVASIIEPFLSAKHKDHMSEIYQVKPELISGAKIDVMIEGNARATDSEALHWLPAELITLLDIPDSLVALRSLIGASSGSLENSWEIGWSLASYNDDQPAYVDDKQNEVPRSTVKSHGEQLIDSSLMGNSVTRIAILKLPSRTLEDWPNLKKSSINKRGDLLVAMGAPFGVLSPAHFCNSISVGYVSNCYPPSSSHASLLMADIRCLPGMEGSPVFGEQSEMVGMLTRPLRQKGTGAEVQLVIPWEAILNACAGFQLPNTYNTKDCNSNSYITPPNPVEKAMSSICLITVGDGVWASGVLLNNHGLILTNAHLLEPWRFKKTTANENHKIMSNIFFTPSNDTKPMTFLSSFNKRNHQNIRVRVDYLNRWIWCDASVLYVSKGPLDIAVLQLEHVPDKLLPIVMDVSCPSPGSKVYVVGHGLFGPRTDLFCAGMDHNAKVNNPFQPEPVLSSYLTTHFATSIYCVLA
- the LOC122582225 gene encoding glyoxysomal processing protease, glyoxysomal isoform X3, which encodes MGIPEIVEFGRNFSAMIRIQGPDPKGLKMRKHAFHHYISGKTTLSASGIILPSAFNVVASSSHQVSSEPMSLVLTVASIIEPFLSAKHKDHMSEVKPELISGAKIDVMIEGNARATDSEALHWLPAELITLLDIPDSLVALRSLIGASSGSLENSWEIGWSLASYNDDQPAYVDDKQNEVPRSTVKSHGEQLIDSSLMGNSVTRIAILKLPSRTLEDWPNLKKSSINKRGDLLVAMGAPFGVLSPAHFCNSISVGYVSNCYPPSSSHASLLMADIRCLPGMEGSPVFGEQSEMVGMLTRPLRQKGTGAEVQLVIPWEAILNACAGFQLPNTYNTKDCNSNSYITPPNPVEKAMSSICLITVGDGVWASGVLLNNHGLILTNAHLLEPWRFKKTTANENHKIMSNIFFTPSNDTKPMTFLSSFNKRNHQNIRVRVDYLNRWIWCDASVLYVSKGPLDIAVLQLEHVPDKLLPIVMDVSCPSPGSKVYVVGHGLFGPRTDCLPSACLGVVSKVVKAQRTVGETGQRDFPAMIETTAAVHPGGSGGAILNSNGHMISLVTSNARHGGGTAIPYLNFSIPCAALKPVLDFSKADMKDLSILEDIERPNNHLSSVWALMPPVSPKPKPEVDNIKDTKGSRFAKFIAELKQTSPLDKTDLESSKKFPSKL
- the LOC122582225 gene encoding glyoxysomal processing protease, glyoxysomal isoform X2, yielding MGIPEIVEFGRNFSAMIRIQGPDPKGLKMRKHAFHHYISGKTTLSASGIILPSAFNVVASSSHQVSSEPMSLVLTVASIIEPFLSAKHKDHMSEIYQVKPELISGAKIDVMIEGNARATDSEALHWLPAELITLLDIPDSLVALRSLIGASSGSLENSWEIGWSLASYNDDQPAYVDDKQNEVPRSTVKSHGEQLIDSSLMGNSVTRIAILKLPSRTLEDWPNLKKSSINKRGDLLVAMGAPFGVLSPAHFCNSISVGYVSNCYPPSSSHASLLMADIRCLPGMEGSPVFGEQSEMVGMLTRPLRQKGTGAEVQLVIPWEAILNACAGFQLPNTYNTKDCNSNSYITPPNPVEKAMSSICLITVGDGVWASGVLLNNHGLILTNAHLLEPWRFKKTTANENHKIMSNIFFTPSNDTKPMTFLSSFNKRNHQNIRVRVDYLNRWIWCDASVLYVSKGPLDIAVLQLEHVPDKLLPIVMDVSCPSPGSKVYVVGHGLFGPRTDCLPSACLGVVSKVVKAQRTVGETGQRDFPAMIETTAAVHPGGSGGAILNSNGHMISLVTSNARHGGGTAIPYLNFSIPCAALKPVLDFSKDMKDLSILEDIERPNNHLSSVWALMPPVSPKPKPEVDNIKDTKGSRFAKFIAELKQTSPLDKTDLESSKKFPSKL
- the LOC122582225 gene encoding glyoxysomal processing protease, glyoxysomal isoform X5 is translated as MGIPEIVEFGRNFSAMIRIQGPDPKGLKMRKHAFHHYISGKTTLSASGIILPSAFNVVASSSHQVSSEPMSLVLTVASIIEPFLSAKHKDHMSEVKPELISGAKIDVMIEGNARATDSEALHWLPAELITLLDIPDSLVALRSLIGASSGSLENSWEIGWSLASYNDDQPAYVDDKQNEVPRSTVKSHGEQLIDSSLMGNSVTRIAILKLPSRTLEDWPNLKKSSINKRGDLLVAMGAPFGVLSPAHFCNSISVGYVSNCYPPSSSHASLLMADIRCLPGMEGSPVFGEQSEMVGMLTRPLRQKGTGAEVQLVIPWEAILNACAGFQLPNTYNTKDCNSNSYITPPNPVEKAMSSICLITVGDGVWASGVLLNNHGLILTNAHLLEPWRFKKTTANENHKIMSNIFFTPSNDTKPMTFLSSFNKRNHQNIRVRVDYLNRWIWCDASVLYVSKGPLDIAVLQLEHVPDKLLPIVMDVSCPSPGSKVYVVGHGLFGPRTDCLPSACLGVVSKVVKAQRTVGETGQRDFPAMIETTAAVHPGGSGGAILNSNGHMISLVTSNARHGGGTAIPYLNFSIPCAALKPVLDFSKDMKDLSILEDIERPNNHLSSVWALMPPVSPKPKPEVDNIKDTKGSRFAKFIAELKQTSPLDKTDLESSKKFPSKL